A region from the Enterobacter roggenkampii genome encodes:
- a CDS encoding NarK family nitrate/nitrite MFS transporter, with amino-acid sequence MSQQSEKSNPHLLSNWKPENVQFWENKGKHIARRNLWISVACLLLAFCVWMLFSAIAVNLNKVGFNFTTDQLFMLTALPSLSGAILRVPYSFMVPIFGGRYWTVLSTVILIIPCVWLGMAIQNTATPYWIFIVIALLCGFAGANFASSMGNISFFFPKAKQGSALGINGGLGNLGVSVMQLVAPLVIFLPMFTFLGVEGVPQDDGSTLWLANAAWIWAPLLLLATLAAFFGMNDIASSKASIASQLPVLKRFHLWLLSLLYLATFGSFIGFSAGFAMLSKTQFPDVNILHLAFFGPLIGALARSAGGMISDKLGGVRVTLINFVFMALFSALIFLTLPGSGSGSFVAFYLVFMGLFLTAGLGSGSTFQMIAIIFRQITLDRVKKQGGTDEQAQHEAVTETAAALGFISAIGAVGGFFIPKAFGTSLAMTGSPVGAMKVFLVFYIVCVLVTWLVYGRKSAKQE; translated from the coding sequence ATGTCACAACAAAGTGAGAAGAGTAATCCGCATCTGTTAAGTAACTGGAAACCGGAAAATGTGCAATTTTGGGAAAACAAAGGAAAACATATCGCGCGAAGAAACCTGTGGATTTCTGTCGCCTGTTTGCTGTTAGCGTTTTGCGTCTGGATGTTATTTAGCGCCATTGCCGTCAATCTGAATAAAGTCGGATTTAATTTCACCACCGATCAACTTTTTATGCTAACGGCATTACCTTCTCTCTCCGGCGCGATATTGCGCGTCCCCTATTCGTTTATGGTGCCCATATTTGGCGGACGATACTGGACGGTATTGAGTACCGTCATCCTGATCATTCCCTGCGTCTGGCTGGGGATGGCCATCCAGAACACCGCGACGCCTTACTGGATCTTTATCGTGATTGCCCTGCTCTGCGGCTTTGCAGGCGCCAACTTTGCCTCCAGCATGGGCAACATCAGCTTCTTCTTCCCCAAGGCAAAACAGGGTAGCGCGCTCGGTATTAACGGCGGGCTCGGCAACCTGGGCGTCAGCGTGATGCAGCTGGTCGCGCCGCTGGTGATCTTCCTGCCGATGTTTACCTTCCTGGGCGTGGAGGGCGTACCGCAGGATGACGGTTCCACCCTGTGGCTGGCCAATGCGGCCTGGATCTGGGCGCCGCTGCTGCTGCTGGCCACCCTTGCGGCCTTCTTTGGAATGAACGATATCGCCAGCTCCAAGGCCTCTATCGCCAGCCAGCTCCCGGTGCTGAAGCGCTTTCATCTCTGGCTGCTGAGCCTGCTTTATCTGGCGACCTTCGGCTCGTTTATCGGCTTCTCGGCGGGCTTTGCCATGCTGTCAAAAACCCAGTTTCCGGACGTCAACATTCTGCACCTCGCCTTCTTTGGCCCCCTAATCGGTGCGCTGGCGCGATCAGCGGGCGGGATGATCTCTGACAAACTGGGCGGCGTGCGGGTCACGCTGATTAACTTCGTCTTTATGGCCCTCTTCAGCGCCCTGATCTTCCTGACGCTGCCCGGCTCTGGCTCCGGCAGCTTCGTCGCGTTCTATCTGGTCTTTATGGGGCTGTTCCTCACCGCCGGGCTCGGCAGCGGATCCACCTTCCAGATGATCGCGATTATTTTCCGCCAAATCACGCTCGACCGCGTCAAAAAGCAGGGCGGCACGGACGAGCAGGCGCAGCACGAAGCGGTGACAGAAACCGCCGCCGCGCTGGGCTTTATCTCCGCTATCGGCGCCGTTGGCGGGTTCTTCATTCCCAAAGCCTTTGGCACCTCGCTGGCAATGACCGGATCGCCGGTCGGCGCCATGAAGGTGTTCCTCGTGTTTTACATCGTCTGCGTGCTCGTTACCTGGCTGGTGTATGGCCGCAAATCCGCAAAACAAGAATAA